One Triticum dicoccoides isolate Atlit2015 ecotype Zavitan chromosome 5B, WEW_v2.0, whole genome shotgun sequence genomic window carries:
- the LOC119308154 gene encoding amino acid permease 6-like, which translates to MEMERRSVVYDSEGGDDHERQGTVWTATSHIVAAVVGSGVLALAWTVAQLGWVVGPLVLLGFSCVTYYTSTLLANCYRYPDPVSGAVNREYIDAVRCYLGRKNVLLCGCAQYVNLWGTLVGYTITASTSMVAVKRVNCFHRSGFSTTGCNSSGSTYMVLFGLMQLLLSQLPSLHNIAWLSVVAVATSFGYSFISLGLCAAKWASHGGVRGTLAGASVDAPRDKAFNVLLALGNIAFSYTFADVLIEIQDTLKSPPAENKTMKRASLYGLSMTTVFYLLLGCTGYAAFGDDAPGNILTGLAFYEPYWLVDVANVCVIMHLAGAYQVFAQPIFARLESYVACRWPDAKIINATYYVRVPGRPSSSVPVAPLKLVLRTVIIMFTTLVAMLLPFFNAVLGLIGALGFWPLSVYFPVSMHIARLKIRRGEGRWCWLQAMSFVCLLISLAASIGSVQDIVHNLKTATPF; encoded by the exons ATGGAAATGGAGAGGAGATCAGTAGTGTATGATTCTGAAGGAGGTGATGATCATGAGAGGCAAG GGACGGTGTGGACGGCGACGTCGCACATCGTGGCGGCGGTGGTCGGCTCCGGCGTGCTGGCACTGGCGTGGACGGTGGCGCAGCTGGGGTGGGTGGTGGGCCCACTCGTCCTTCTGGGCTTCTCCTGCGTTACCTACTACACCTCTACCCTCCTGGCCAACTGCTACCGCTACCCGGACCCCGTCTCCGGCGCCGTCAACCGGGAGTACATCGACGCCGTCCGGTGCTACCTCG GCCGGAAGAACGTGCTGCTGTGCGGGTGCGCGCAGTACGTGAACCTGTGGGGCACGCTTGTGGGCTACACCATCACGGCAAGCACCAGCATGGT CGCGGTGAAGCGAGTCAACTGCTTCCACCGGTCGGGTTTCAGCACGACGGGATGCAACTCGTCGGGGAGCACGTACATGGTGCTGTTCGGCCTAATGCAGCTGCTGCTCTCCCAGCTTCCCAGCCTCCACAACATCGCCTGGCtctccgtcgtcgccgtcgccacctCCTTCGGCTACTCCTTCATCAGCCTCGGCCTCTGCGCCGCGAAGTGGGCCTCCCATGGTGGCGTGCGCGGCACCCTCGCCGGCGCCAGCGTCGACGCGCCCCGTGACAAGGCCTTCAACGTCCTCCTGGCCCTCGGCAACATCGCCTTCTCCTACACCTTCGCCGACGTGCTCATCGAGATCCAGGACACTCTCAAGTCTCCTCCCGCGGAGAACAAGACCATGAAGCGCGCGTCGCTCTACGGCCTCAGCATGACCACCGTCTTCTACCTCCTCCTCGGCTGCACCGGCTACGCCGCCTTCGGCGACGACGCCCCCGGGAACATCCTCACGGGTCTGGCCTTCTACGAGCCCTACTGGCTCGTCGACGTCGCCAACGTGTGCGTCATCATGCACCTCGCGGGCGCCTACCAGGTGTTCGCGCAGCCCATCTTCGCGAGGCTGGAGAGCTACGTGGCGTGCCGGTGGCCGGACGCCAAGATCATCAACGCCACCTACTATGTGCGCGTGCCGGGCCGGCCGTCTTCGTCGGTGCCGGTGGCGCCGCTCAAGCTGGTGTTGCGCACCGTCATCATCATGTTCACCACGCTGGTGGCCATGCTGCTGCCGTTTTTCAACGCCGTGCTGGGGCTCATCGGCGCGCTAGGATTCTGGCCGCTGTCCGTCTACTTCCCTGTCAGCATGCACATCGCGAGACTCAAGATCAGGCGCGGCGAGGGGCGGTGGTGCTGGCTGCAGGCTATGAGCTTTGTCTGCCTCCTCATCTCCCTCGCCGCAAGCATCGGGTCCGTGCAGGACATCGTGCACAACCTCAAGACAGCCACCCCCTTCTAG